The DNA window CAGAAGAAGTGACTCCAGCTCTTCCTCACTTTTGTTGTTGCCGTACCGGTAGTGAGGATTGCAGGTCAGAGTGACTTCCTCCAAAGGTACATCTGGTGTCAACTCATCCTGCAGGCCATAGGCATCAATGAAGATGCGGTTGTTCTCTTCCTCCAGCTTTTGCATTTCAAGCGTTATTTCTCGCCAATAGGCCCGAAGGTCCGCATAGCTGGACGCAGTTGTCCTGCCGCGATGCTCGGGCGAGAGTAGCGGGAGCCTTTTGAAATTCCACGAAGTTTCAAAAGCATCCCAGTCTGACTTTGAAAGCTCTGAAAGCCTAGCCACGACAATGTCTGCATCGACGTCTTTATACGGAATGCGTGCAATGTCACCTACTTGAAAAGTTACAGTTGGATTCAAAACATCGATGTATTTCGTGGCGAGCTTGCTCGACAAGAGTCCCAGGACAGAAAGACGCTTCTGCGGTTCAGGAAATCCCGAAGACCCTTTCACATCAAAGATAAAACCGTGAGGACTAAGTCGCGCTCCGAAACCACCCGTCTTGATGTCTGACCAGGTGACACCCTCTCTGAAGTAGAATTCTCGATTGATTACCCGACCATTAGAGCCAACCCTGGCGCCAGGTGTATTGTCGATATAATCACAAATGGCTTTTCCTCGATCTTCGAAATTAACCACAAATATGAAGTTGCCACTCCACTTCCGAAACGGACCACCTTTATTGTACGGAAACCATTTTGCACCTGAACTTTGAGCTTCGCTTTCAGAACGACAATCAAAATTAATTTTATCTAGTCCAACTTCACTCCAAACTCGAAGAAACAGATCATTGTTGGTCGTCGCCATACCTTGTCTTGGTTTGGCAATCTCACCAATTCTTTCGGGTAATAGAAATGTTTCACGTAACCGCCTGCCAGCGCTATACGCAATGGGCCTTCCAGGAATCTTGATGAATTCATCACCGCTTGCTCGATACACATAAGATAGCGACTGGTCTTGAATAGCAGCGAGAGCGCGCTGTGACATTTCTTTCTCGCCTCCATTGAAGTTCAGGAGACTAATAAAATTTGCGCGATAACCGGATTCGTTACGGTTTATAAAGTTGTACGCTGCGATTTGTACGGTAGCACCGGAAAATCCGGTTAGCGGGAGTTCTACAACATTAGTTAGCGTAGTATCTTCTGTGATGAAAGCTCTGAGCCTTTCGTGTGACGAAATGAACATCCACACATGCGGGCTCATTATTCCGATCCTTGCGAGTGGCGCCCCCAAGAGAGAACAGCGAGGGACGAACGCTGCAAAAAGGTCGGATTTATAGTTAGGATATGTCTCTTTCAACCAAGATGAAAGCGAATCATTCATCCCTTTCGTGCCCATATATGGCGGATTGGCCACAACCACATGATATTTGGGCGATAGCGCCTCGACCATTTTTAGAACGGTTAGGAGACGCGCCTGTACCTCCCGTTGCAGAAGGTCGTCACCGGGACCCTGGTCATCGACCACCCGCAACAATTCAGCTGCATTGCTTAGCTGCGGTAAGATCAGCGAGCCGAAATTCTTCGCTTGCTCGAACTGCCCCAAAGTCTCACGCAGCTCGTCAGTGAAAAGATCCTTGCCCACCAGAGAAGCCACGTCGTGCATCTCAGCCTCGGTAAAGGTCACGTTCTGCAGAACGACAACATTCGGCTGGACCGGCTTCCGAAAGAACCGCCGTTGCTTGGCCCGTGCCTTCATCGTCAATGCAAAAGCAGCCAGTTCACCGGCACGCTCGTCGACCTCGATGCCGTAAAGGTTATGAGTCAGAATCTTGGCTGGAATATCGCTAGGCTCGTAACCTTCCTCCTCATAAATGGCATACAGCAAATCGAAGGCATACGTCAGCATATGTCCCGATCCGCAGGCCGGGTCGCAGATCTTGATCTCTTCGGGGCTGCTGATGCGGAGAAAATCAGTTTCTGTTTCCTCCGGCTTGATGTAGTAATCCATCTTCTTAGTTAAGCCAGAATCAGGACGGTTGAGCATCCAGAGGCGTCC is part of the Hydrocarboniclastica marina genome and encodes:
- the pglX gene encoding BREX-1 system adenine-specific DNA-methyltransferase PglX produces the protein METSKLKKFAQFARRSLLEQVTAKLKLVLADESPARRERPQAIKKLEEAVTDQGKEQVIERVAYIWFNRFCALRFMDVNRYNRIGVVSPAEGQFQPEILADAKMGHIDEEMVSESTRQKIFALLDGKTPSQDPQGEAYRLLVVAACNYWHSAMPFLFERIDDYTELLMPDDLLSGNSILAYTREAMTPDACEDVEVIGWLYQFYISEKKDQVFVDLKKNKKVTPENIPAATQLFTPHWIVRYLVENSLGRLWMLNRPDSGLTKKMDYYIKPEETETDFLRISSPEEIKICDPACGSGHMLTYAFDLLYAIYEEEGYEPSDIPAKILTHNLYGIEVDERAGELAAFALTMKARAKQRRFFRKPVQPNVVVLQNVTFTEAEMHDVASLVGKDLFTDELRETLGQFEQAKNFGSLILPQLSNAAELLRVVDDQGPGDDLLQREVQARLLTVLKMVEALSPKYHVVVANPPYMGTKGMNDSLSSWLKETYPNYKSDLFAAFVPRCSLLGAPLARIGIMSPHVWMFISSHERLRAFITEDTTLTNVVELPLTGFSGATVQIAAYNFINRNESGYRANFISLLNFNGGEKEMSQRALAAIQDQSLSYVYRASGDEFIKIPGRPIAYSAGRRLRETFLLPERIGEIAKPRQGMATTNNDLFLRVWSEVGLDKINFDCRSESEAQSSGAKWFPYNKGGPFRKWSGNFIFVVNFEDRGKAICDYIDNTPGARVGSNGRVINREFYFREGVTWSDIKTGGFGARLSPHGFIFDVKGSSGFPEPQKRLSVLGLLSSKLATKYIDVLNPTVTFQVGDIARIPYKDVDADIVVARLSELSKSDWDAFETSWNFKRLPLLSPEHRGRTTASSYADLRAYWREITLEMQKLEEENNRIFIDAYGLQDELTPDVPLEEVTLTCNPHYRYGNNKSEEELESLLLADTMRDLVSYAVGCMFGRYALDKPGLVLANQGETVEDYLKQIPEPSFPADDDNVIPMLDGDWFTDDITERFREFLRIAFGEEHYDKNLRFVEQALGKDIRKYFLKDFYNDHVRRYKKRPIYWLFSSPKGSFNALIYMHRYQPHTVGTVLEYLRDFKDEKLQARKNYLEAVSISAGASQGDKTKALKEIEKINKILAELDDYERDVLYPLATEQVEIDLDDGVKANYPRFGDALKKITGLSQ